A part of Nitrospira sp. genomic DNA contains:
- a CDS encoding DUF4038 domain-containing protein, with protein MLCLLAFTLMMVDFAWAGEDIPIPRTHGPLRQSTENPRYFADADNRIVYVTGSHTWENFQDVTQTFDYPAYLDRLTSLHHNFIRLWVTESIHSDGGWLMNPVPNTNGVAPLPYLRTGPGLALDGRPRLDLSRFNPAYFERLRARVKQAGERGIYVSVMFFQGFSVVTPGGWKAHPLNGGNNVNGIDGDANGDGLGLEVHRTPGPSVLQIQEAYVRQVLETLHDLDNVLYEVVNEARPESVDWQYHFIRFIKRFERERGFMVHPVGMTFFQLGEFGGGDNRTLFDSEADWISPGGYTKYARNPPATDGRHVQVLDTDHIHGIGGDQEYVWESFMRGYNPIYMDPFDAVHELTIGEPVLNEPQHERARVAMGQARRWADRLNLKHVTPQGELASTGYCLADQGGEYLIYIPASGATGETGDGKATRPVTVNLAGESGLFTIEWIELETGRTKQEDMLVGGGERMLTVPFPQSVLLYLLKIR; from the coding sequence ATGCTCTGTCTGCTCGCGTTCACACTCATGATGGTCGACTTCGCCTGGGCGGGAGAGGACATCCCGATACCGAGGACACATGGCCCGTTGCGTCAATCCACCGAAAATCCCAGGTATTTTGCCGATGCCGACAACCGAATCGTCTATGTCACCGGGTCCCACACCTGGGAAAACTTTCAAGATGTCACGCAGACGTTCGACTATCCGGCCTATCTCGATCGTCTGACCTCCCTGCATCATAATTTCATTCGCCTGTGGGTCACGGAATCGATCCATTCAGACGGCGGGTGGCTCATGAATCCCGTACCCAATACGAACGGGGTCGCTCCGCTTCCGTATCTGCGGACAGGACCCGGCCTGGCTCTGGACGGCCGGCCACGATTGGATCTGTCCCGCTTCAACCCGGCGTATTTCGAGCGGCTTCGCGCGAGGGTGAAGCAAGCGGGGGAACGCGGTATCTATGTCTCGGTGATGTTCTTCCAGGGGTTCAGTGTGGTGACACCGGGCGGCTGGAAGGCGCACCCGTTGAACGGCGGAAACAATGTGAACGGCATCGACGGCGATGCCAACGGCGACGGGCTGGGTTTGGAAGTGCATCGAACGCCTGGACCTTCGGTGCTACAGATTCAAGAAGCCTATGTGCGGCAGGTGCTGGAGACGCTGCACGACCTGGACAACGTCTTGTACGAGGTGGTGAACGAGGCCAGGCCCGAGTCGGTCGACTGGCAATACCATTTCATTCGTTTCATCAAACGCTTTGAGCGTGAGCGGGGCTTCATGGTGCATCCGGTTGGCATGACCTTCTTTCAGCTCGGCGAATTCGGCGGTGGCGACAACCGCACTCTGTTCGACAGCGAAGCCGACTGGATTTCACCCGGCGGGTACACGAAGTATGCACGGAATCCCCCGGCGACCGACGGACGTCACGTGCAGGTGCTGGACACCGATCATATTCACGGAATCGGCGGGGATCAGGAGTACGTCTGGGAAAGCTTCATGCGTGGCTATAACCCCATCTACATGGATCCCTTCGACGCGGTCCATGAGTTGACGATCGGCGAGCCGGTGCTCAACGAGCCGCAGCATGAGCGTGCGCGAGTGGCGATGGGGCAGGCACGTCGTTGGGCGGACAGGCTGAACTTGAAGCACGTCACTCCGCAAGGCGAACTGGCATCGACCGGGTACTGCCTCGCTGATCAAGGTGGCGAGTATCTGATCTACATTCCTGCCAGCGGGGCCACGGGTGAAACCGGCGATGGGAAGGCGACTCGCCCGGTGACGGTCAACCTGGCTGGCGAGAGCGGTCTCTTCACCATTGAATGGATAGAACTGGAAACCGGACGAACGAAACAAGAGGACATGCTGGTCGGCGGGGGCGAACGCATGCTCACCGTACCTTTCCCACAGAGCGTGCTGCTGTATCTCCTGAAGATACGTTAG
- a CDS encoding methyltransferase domain-containing protein: MSLPDASLNILLINEHPEEIKLVTTSLRNFFSGCRIEAGYTSEDALAFSQQGDWHIILIDQELAPERGMDVIARLRRHAPYAAILLQTNENDSHAAIQALQHGADFLLFKQSPGFITELLFSVQEAVEKRELQMKLDHTFQRHLRFIETLSDLSYELDAEGRFVYVSPTVTSMLGYGPEELAGRHYSILLAPHQEQSGRFRLNERRAGSRSTRKFELTLHGKPLPDTPTLPVTVEVTAKGLFDSANRYLGTIGLLHDLSQEKAQRDRLTELESRLQETHRQLTLTREAARVSRQLQQPLATLLQDSQRLLTSIQDSRIEQHAETMVAKASHANRLSHQLTQVVYDQPAGFTPLNLNDVLQTVAQAVQPRADEAGIQMAIRLGDHVPTIVGSRMDLDHLAHILLEYAQHCLANASAPVRLILESGTIDLASRSIAQDGVTDPADPARTFASFTIRATVAAVGRPWNKESPNTVPEEQLLLAHRIVQVHNGGIEIEHTGDQGVTISVRLPAIADNSQTVSTFEHQPTSSNVPSRGDRRMWQRATQAARMQPDRRRSERKSFSLPVQLSIGGTTLRGVLRNMSTGGALFTIGDISASIHRQPAYLVIKTPVSFLEVHGVVHERASEADDVPFHGMREFAISFAPTVERDRNVLRSLLDGLHDGSTTVTFEGLILPNDTTDGASRELHAASAEPAMERRETTRLPLRQPVRIAEPDNLANQLLGHIVNLSLDGACLELPSGLEPLAIQSQLYVRPLEAREAANPDSNAAEEPWSMRLAWNSSRERVSRVQAGDRISKLVHVGVRFDHLSPAQEHGLRRLIADRTSLFEDRFAPMLDAAIVTDSTTIHNHDGQRLLLSHDYPRQPVTRQAPLVLLCPGYGTTQQHYVAIAYALAGAGLHVVRYDHSRHIGGSAGDPSHTTFTSLEDDLDTILTYAHREWPEAPLTLLAPDLIGRIALRRHDWQRQLHRLILFNPTLDLQTCLLTLHQRDLVQEHMEGSRLGLGNLLGLPLDIDHFLADAISAQYTNIAVLHEELTHCATDVVILTTEDATLDGALPAPTPSALNATMDRLGSRARKVCLAPPITPTNGLTPSLLAACAQQLLQLCQPGLPSQEAATVPSSLLSHLTSTRTRLESDRMRVTYALGTAGRERLWTTYSDLTRIFDELPAHWHAIDQMYQLLQPLDGSVRLLDVGCGQHSFARLLLLNLSYRLRAQSWKPAARLHYVGVDFTPSALHQAREATGIALQHVDQLFSGRLPDATPLTRQWVLSRSAEVLPFADHSFDRIAATLSLSFAHSPLHTLRELFRVLKPGGRLVISAFTPAADMSRLYRPAVAELRLNAFAGEARMSLNRMAQCCMGLRIGQVHSFEESTLNHYLAQVTPLPPRLLRALSGQLLLAAAEKPDSAG; encoded by the coding sequence ATGTCCCTGCCGGACGCTTCCCTCAACATCCTTCTCATCAACGAACATCCCGAAGAAATCAAACTGGTGACCACCAGCCTGCGCAATTTTTTCTCAGGATGCCGCATCGAAGCCGGCTACACATCCGAGGACGCATTGGCCTTCAGCCAACAGGGTGACTGGCACATCATTCTCATCGACCAGGAGTTGGCTCCGGAACGCGGCATGGATGTGATCGCCCGCCTGCGCCGACATGCCCCCTATGCAGCCATCCTTCTCCAGACGAACGAGAATGATTCGCATGCTGCGATTCAAGCCCTGCAACACGGTGCGGACTTTCTCCTCTTCAAACAGTCGCCCGGATTCATCACCGAACTCCTGTTCTCTGTGCAGGAAGCGGTGGAAAAGCGGGAATTGCAAATGAAGTTGGATCATACCTTCCAACGCCATTTGCGTTTCATCGAGACACTCAGCGACTTGTCCTACGAGCTCGATGCGGAAGGTCGATTCGTATATGTCAGCCCCACCGTCACCTCCATGCTCGGGTACGGCCCGGAGGAACTTGCAGGGCGCCACTATTCGATCCTTCTCGCGCCGCATCAGGAGCAAAGCGGGCGGTTTCGATTAAACGAACGACGGGCGGGAAGCCGATCGACACGCAAATTTGAACTCACCCTCCACGGCAAGCCCCTTCCAGATACCCCGACCCTCCCCGTCACGGTCGAGGTCACGGCAAAGGGGCTGTTTGATTCCGCCAACCGCTATCTGGGCACCATCGGGTTGCTCCACGACCTCTCGCAGGAAAAGGCTCAACGGGATCGCCTGACAGAATTGGAATCGCGTCTTCAGGAAACCCATCGACAGCTGACACTCACTCGTGAAGCCGCTCGAGTCTCCCGCCAGTTGCAGCAGCCCCTCGCCACCCTACTGCAGGACTCTCAGCGATTGCTGACGTCCATCCAGGACAGCAGGATAGAGCAGCATGCGGAAACCATGGTCGCCAAAGCCTCCCACGCAAACCGATTGAGCCATCAGCTCACGCAAGTCGTGTATGACCAGCCTGCCGGATTTACCCCCCTCAACCTGAACGACGTTCTCCAGACCGTCGCGCAGGCAGTCCAGCCGCGCGCGGACGAGGCAGGGATTCAGATGGCGATCCGATTGGGGGATCATGTTCCGACGATTGTCGGTTCGCGCATGGACCTCGACCACTTAGCACACATCCTCCTTGAGTATGCGCAACACTGTCTCGCGAACGCCTCCGCCCCGGTCCGCCTCATCCTGGAATCAGGAACCATAGATCTGGCAAGCCGATCGATTGCCCAGGATGGCGTCACAGACCCGGCTGATCCCGCGCGCACCTTCGCCAGCTTTACCATCCGTGCCACAGTCGCTGCCGTGGGCCGGCCGTGGAACAAGGAGTCACCTAACACCGTGCCGGAAGAGCAGCTGCTCCTGGCCCATCGAATCGTTCAAGTGCATAACGGCGGGATTGAGATCGAACATACTGGCGATCAGGGCGTCACTATTTCGGTACGTCTTCCTGCAATAGCGGACAACTCCCAGACGGTTTCCACATTCGAACATCAACCTACGTCATCAAACGTTCCCTCCCGCGGTGACAGGAGAATGTGGCAACGCGCGACACAGGCGGCCCGCATGCAGCCTGATCGACGACGGTCCGAGCGTAAGTCCTTTTCCCTTCCTGTTCAATTGTCGATCGGCGGGACCACACTTCGTGGCGTCTTGCGCAACATGAGCACCGGAGGAGCACTCTTCACGATAGGCGATATCTCAGCCTCCATTCATCGCCAACCAGCCTATCTCGTGATCAAGACACCAGTAAGTTTTCTTGAGGTGCACGGCGTTGTTCACGAACGCGCCTCGGAAGCAGATGATGTTCCGTTTCATGGGATGCGTGAATTCGCCATTTCCTTTGCACCCACCGTCGAACGGGACCGCAATGTGCTTCGCTCCCTGCTCGATGGCCTGCACGATGGCTCCACCACTGTCACGTTCGAAGGCTTGATCCTTCCAAACGACACGACCGATGGAGCTAGCCGCGAATTGCATGCGGCCTCCGCGGAACCGGCAATGGAGCGCCGCGAGACCACCCGTTTGCCGCTCCGCCAGCCTGTTCGAATTGCCGAACCAGACAACCTTGCGAACCAACTGCTCGGCCACATCGTCAATCTCAGCCTGGATGGTGCGTGCCTTGAGCTGCCCTCTGGCCTCGAGCCCTTGGCAATTCAATCACAGCTGTATGTGCGACCTCTCGAAGCACGCGAGGCGGCCAACCCTGACTCGAACGCGGCGGAGGAACCTTGGTCGATGCGTCTCGCCTGGAATAGTTCTCGAGAAAGAGTCTCACGCGTTCAGGCAGGTGACAGGATAAGCAAGCTGGTCCATGTGGGGGTGCGCTTTGACCATCTCTCCCCTGCACAGGAGCATGGACTCCGACGCCTCATCGCCGACCGCACCAGCCTCTTTGAGGATCGGTTCGCACCCATGCTGGACGCCGCCATCGTCACGGATTCAACGACGATTCACAATCATGACGGACAGCGGCTGTTGTTGTCCCATGACTATCCCAGGCAGCCCGTGACAAGACAGGCCCCCTTGGTTCTGCTCTGTCCCGGATACGGAACGACCCAGCAGCACTACGTAGCAATTGCCTATGCCTTGGCGGGGGCCGGCCTTCACGTGGTGCGATATGATCACAGTCGGCACATCGGTGGAAGCGCCGGAGATCCTTCCCACACGACCTTCACATCACTGGAAGACGATCTCGACACGATCCTTACCTATGCTCACAGGGAATGGCCGGAGGCGCCACTCACGCTCCTGGCGCCAGACCTGATCGGACGGATTGCCCTGCGGCGACACGATTGGCAGAGGCAGCTCCATCGACTGATCCTGTTCAACCCAACCCTCGACCTGCAGACCTGTCTGTTGACCCTCCATCAAAGAGATCTGGTCCAGGAGCATATGGAAGGGAGCAGGCTGGGATTGGGCAACCTCCTCGGACTTCCCCTCGACATCGACCACTTCCTGGCCGATGCGATCTCCGCGCAATATACCAACATTGCGGTACTCCACGAGGAGCTTACCCATTGCGCCACAGATGTGGTGATCCTCACGACAGAAGACGCCACGTTGGATGGTGCTCTTCCAGCCCCAACACCTTCCGCATTGAACGCGACGATGGATCGATTGGGATCAAGGGCTAGGAAGGTATGTCTCGCTCCTCCGATCACACCGACCAATGGATTGACACCGTCGCTGCTCGCCGCCTGTGCGCAACAACTTCTGCAACTTTGCCAACCGGGCCTGCCTTCGCAAGAGGCTGCCACTGTTCCCTCTTCCCTGCTCTCGCACCTCACCTCCACTCGAACCCGCCTGGAATCGGATCGAATGCGCGTCACCTACGCCCTTGGTACCGCGGGACGCGAACGCCTCTGGACCACCTACTCCGATCTGACCCGTATCTTCGATGAACTTCCTGCGCACTGGCATGCTATTGATCAAATGTACCAACTACTCCAACCGCTCGACGGGAGTGTGAGGCTCCTCGATGTGGGGTGTGGCCAGCATTCGTTCGCCCGATTGCTGTTGTTGAATCTCTCTTACCGGCTTCGCGCCCAAAGCTGGAAGCCCGCAGCGCGGCTGCACTATGTCGGGGTGGACTTCACGCCCTCGGCGCTGCACCAGGCACGAGAGGCGACCGGAATCGCGCTGCAACATGTCGATCAATTGTTCTCCGGCCGCCTGCCCGACGCAACGCCCCTCACTCGCCAGTGGGTGTTGAGTCGCTCCGCAGAGGTACTGCCTTTTGCCGACCATTCATTCGACCGTATTGCGGCCACTCTCTCGCTCAGCTTCGCACATTCCCCGCTCCACACGTTGCGTGAACTATTCCGTGTACTCAAGCCCGGAGGAAGACTCGTCATCAGTGCGTTCACGCCGGCGGCGGACATGTCGCGCCTCTATCGGCCGGCTGTGGCGGAACTCAGATTGAATGCCTTCGCGGGAGAGGCTCGGATGAGCTTGAATCGAATGGCCCAATGTTGCATGGGGCTCCGCATCGGCCAAGTACACAGCTTCGAAGAAAGCACCCTGAACCACTACCTCGCACAAGTCACTCCTCTTCCACCAAGGCTTCTCCGTGCGCTTTCCGGTCAGCTGCTTCTCGCCGCCGCTGAAAAACCTGATTCCGCTGGCTGA
- a CDS encoding ribonuclease H-like domain-containing protein, with protein MLTSTFVHLNGIGPATERRLWEGGIADWNTFRRETQVPGISPSRKVAYDADLTLAQTHLDQHNARFFAHCLHTRDHWRLFPTFGARALYLDIETTGLSAREGQVTIVGLYRQGSMRTLIHGDSLTQAAIQEELDQADLLITFFGSVFDVPYLQSCFTGLRVGIPHFDLCFSARRVGLQGGLKSIERQLDISREADLLQLDGLEAVRLWHQYRAGQDAALDQLVRYNAADTRNLEPLAACLYEQLALQYGPPTPFSHG; from the coding sequence ATGCTGACTTCGACATTTGTCCATTTGAACGGCATCGGCCCCGCGACGGAACGGCGACTGTGGGAAGGCGGCATCGCCGACTGGAACACCTTTCGACGGGAGACGCAGGTGCCGGGCATTTCCCCCTCCCGCAAGGTCGCGTACGACGCGGACTTGACCCTTGCCCAAACACATCTGGATCAACACAACGCTCGCTTCTTTGCCCATTGCCTGCACACCCGCGACCACTGGCGGCTGTTTCCCACCTTCGGCGCACGGGCGCTCTATCTGGACATTGAAACCACCGGACTGTCCGCTCGCGAAGGACAGGTCACCATCGTGGGGCTGTACCGCCAGGGATCGATGCGCACCTTGATCCACGGAGACAGCCTCACTCAGGCAGCCATTCAAGAAGAACTGGATCAAGCCGATCTGTTAATCACATTTTTCGGCTCCGTCTTCGACGTGCCCTACCTCCAAAGCTGCTTCACCGGCTTGCGAGTCGGGATTCCGCACTTCGACCTCTGCTTTTCCGCCAGGCGTGTCGGACTACAAGGCGGGCTGAAATCGATCGAGCGCCAGTTGGATATCTCACGAGAAGCCGACCTGCTGCAGCTGGACGGACTGGAAGCCGTGAGGCTCTGGCATCAGTACCGCGCCGGACAGGACGCCGCGCTGGATCAACTCGTCCGCTACAATGCCGCCGACACCAGAAATCTGGAGCCCTTGGCAGCATGCCTCTATGAACAACTCGCCTTGCAATATGGACCTCCCACTCCATTCTCCCACGGATAA
- a CDS encoding tetratricopeptide repeat protein: protein MRVSLWIALSVLVLSVGACSHSKPKPLVPLELGFGVKAETIAINSQATQAFLGGQMAEAKNLFAQVVAAVPDSGQAHYNFALSLNALGQTDQARQEFITAANLAPGDKVIWDSPALRPFGNPEAPKGPPREHPYGTSRPTIGSGPR, encoded by the coding sequence ATGAGAGTCAGTCTCTGGATAGCCCTGTCTGTGCTCGTGTTGTCGGTGGGAGCCTGCAGCCATTCCAAGCCGAAACCGCTCGTCCCATTGGAATTGGGCTTTGGCGTCAAAGCTGAGACGATCGCGATAAATAGCCAAGCGACCCAGGCGTTTTTGGGCGGCCAAATGGCCGAGGCTAAGAATTTGTTTGCCCAGGTCGTCGCGGCTGTGCCTGATTCCGGGCAGGCCCACTATAATTTCGCGCTCTCATTGAACGCATTGGGTCAGACCGATCAAGCGCGTCAGGAATTCATTACGGCGGCGAACCTTGCCCCGGGCGACAAGGTCATTTGGGATTCGCCGGCACTACGCCCGTTCGGGAACCCTGAAGCGCCCAAGGGGCCGCCGCGGGAACATCCGTACGGCACCAGCCGGCCCACGATCGGAAGCGGCCCGCGTTAA
- a CDS encoding DUF507 family protein, which produces MISDDKASHLAHLVLGALKKSPLCRLTEDDGKVLREIKRVVAAELALEEEIDRKVRAKLASYTKQIVEGSAEWDVMYRKTSEEEQKKRAKP; this is translated from the coding sequence ATGATCAGCGACGACAAAGCCAGCCACCTCGCCCATCTGGTGCTCGGTGCGTTGAAGAAGAGCCCGCTGTGCCGGCTGACTGAGGATGACGGCAAGGTCTTGCGCGAAATCAAACGCGTGGTTGCGGCTGAACTCGCGCTTGAGGAAGAGATCGATAGAAAGGTTCGCGCGAAATTGGCGTCTTACACGAAGCAGATTGTGGAGGGCAGTGCGGAGTGGGACGTGATGTATCGTAAAACGTCCGAAGAAGAACAGAAGAAACGTGCGAAGCCGTAA
- a CDS encoding DUF507 family protein, which produces MADSLIARLQELQYLEISGDRKALRESLEHTMTEELLVEDRLNAEVRRMMQPYERQIEQGQVDYQKMFTMIKQKLVRERGIIL; this is translated from the coding sequence ATGGCAGATTCACTGATCGCCCGGTTGCAGGAATTGCAATATCTGGAGATCAGTGGTGATCGGAAAGCCCTTCGGGAATCGTTGGAACACACGATGACGGAAGAGCTGCTGGTGGAAGATCGACTGAACGCCGAAGTGCGCCGGATGATGCAGCCCTACGAACGACAGATCGAGCAGGGGCAGGTCGACTACCAGAAGATGTTCACGATGATCAAACAAAAGCTGGTGCGGGAACGGGGCATCATTTTATGA
- a CDS encoding serine/threonine-protein phosphatase, whose amino-acid sequence MESRLNNWEWTGYGQTDQGLVRTSNQDAFLVDNRRRLWAVADGMGGHPGGDVASRIVMDTLADFAHTLSRGPTSDTAHDDEQKTFLLTTMAEQAHTTIRAHAERNPSLSGMGTTLVMAHLLPLNPPRLLILNVGDSRAYLIRGKTIIQLTRDHTLVDHLVREGRLSPSQAARHPERHMLTHAIGLGSALNSDVFARDLQHGDLLLLCSDGLTTMLTDEDILQTVLRHPHDPHESAQALIQEALGWGGLDNVTVVACAVKEAMGQANTH is encoded by the coding sequence ATGGAGAGTCGCCTGAACAACTGGGAGTGGACAGGGTACGGACAGACGGATCAAGGCTTGGTCCGGACCAGCAACCAGGATGCGTTCTTGGTCGACAACCGCCGCCGGCTGTGGGCCGTCGCCGACGGCATGGGCGGCCATCCCGGGGGAGATGTCGCGAGCCGCATAGTCATGGATACCCTCGCGGATTTCGCCCACACCCTCAGCCGTGGCCCCACGTCCGACACTGCCCACGACGACGAACAGAAAACATTTTTACTCACCACCATGGCGGAGCAGGCCCATACGACCATCCGGGCGCATGCGGAGCGAAACCCGTCGCTCTCCGGTATGGGCACCACACTTGTGATGGCTCACCTGCTTCCCCTGAATCCTCCCCGCCTCCTCATCCTCAACGTCGGCGATAGTCGTGCGTATCTGATCCGCGGGAAAACCATCATACAACTCACGCGAGACCACACGCTGGTTGATCACCTTGTCCGGGAGGGACGCCTGTCGCCCAGCCAGGCCGCCCGACACCCGGAACGGCATATGTTGACCCATGCCATAGGACTTGGCTCAGCATTGAACAGCGACGTGTTTGCGCGCGACCTGCAGCACGGCGATCTGCTCCTGCTCTGCTCGGACGGCCTCACGACCATGCTGACCGACGAGGATATTCTCCAAACGGTTCTTCGTCACCCTCACGATCCGCATGAGTCCGCTCAAGCCTTGATTCAAGAGGCGCTCGGCTGGGGAGGCCTCGACAACGTCACAGTCGTCGCCTGCGCCGTGAAGGAGGCGATGGGGCAGGCAAATACCCATTGA
- a CDS encoding enoyl-ACP reductase has product MLLEGKKGLIIGVANKHSIAWAIAQAAAREGAQMLFSYQNERLRENVEELVQTLPGASACVCDVGDDSQITAMMKAAAEKLGRLDFVVHSLAFAPREELTGEFVNTTRQGFATALDVSAYSLVAVTRAAMPLMTEGGSVVTLTYLGSERVVPHYNVMGVAKAALEATVRYLAHDLGPKNIRVNAVSAGPIKTLAARGVSGISKMVDHHRAFAPLRRATEQGEVGDTALFLVSPLGRGITGEVIYVDGGYHILGSLASVE; this is encoded by the coding sequence ATGTTGTTAGAAGGCAAAAAGGGACTGATCATCGGGGTGGCCAACAAACATAGCATCGCCTGGGCCATCGCGCAGGCTGCCGCGCGTGAAGGCGCGCAGATGCTGTTCAGCTATCAGAATGAACGGTTGCGCGAAAACGTCGAAGAATTGGTCCAGACCCTGCCGGGCGCATCAGCTTGCGTGTGTGATGTCGGAGATGACAGTCAGATCACCGCGATGATGAAAGCGGCCGCAGAGAAACTCGGCCGGTTGGATTTTGTCGTCCATTCACTGGCTTTTGCGCCGCGCGAGGAACTCACCGGGGAATTTGTGAATACCACCCGTCAGGGATTTGCGACGGCCCTCGACGTGAGCGCCTATTCCCTCGTCGCCGTCACGCGGGCGGCGATGCCGTTGATGACGGAAGGCGGTTCCGTCGTCACGCTGACCTATCTCGGCAGCGAGCGGGTCGTCCCGCACTACAATGTCATGGGCGTCGCCAAAGCTGCGCTGGAGGCCACGGTGCGGTATCTTGCCCACGATCTTGGACCGAAGAACATCCGCGTGAATGCCGTGTCCGCGGGGCCCATCAAGACGCTGGCGGCGCGTGGCGTGTCCGGCATCAGCAAAATGGTCGACCACCATCGCGCATTCGCACCGCTTCGTCGGGCGACTGAGCAGGGCGAAGTGGGCGACACGGCGCTGTTCCTCGTGAGTCCGTTAGGCCGCGGCATCACCGGAGAGGTGATCTACGTCGATGGGGGATACCATATTCTTGGTTCCTTGGCGTCCGTCGAGTAG
- the bcp gene encoding thioredoxin-dependent thiol peroxidase — protein MATELEVGTTAPDFSLPDQDGKPVTLKSFKGKQVVLYFYPKDDTSGCTKEACDFRDSLAAIKKAGAVVIGVSKDGQAAHQKFIAKYGLPFALLSDEDAAVCTAYGVYKEKSMYGRKYMGIERTTFVIDATGRIKALFRKVKVPGHVDEVLAAVKA, from the coding sequence ATGGCGACTGAGTTGGAAGTCGGGACAACAGCCCCGGATTTTTCGTTGCCCGATCAGGATGGCAAACCTGTCACCTTGAAAAGCTTCAAGGGCAAGCAGGTCGTGTTGTATTTCTATCCTAAGGACGATACATCAGGCTGCACCAAGGAAGCCTGTGATTTTCGCGATTCACTGGCCGCGATCAAGAAGGCCGGAGCGGTAGTCATCGGCGTGAGCAAAGATGGACAGGCTGCGCACCAGAAATTTATCGCCAAGTACGGACTGCCGTTTGCATTGCTCAGTGATGAAGACGCGGCGGTCTGCACGGCCTACGGCGTCTATAAAGAAAAGAGCATGTACGGGCGGAAGTACATGGGCATCGAGCGGACCACGTTTGTCATCGATGCCACCGGACGTATTAAGGCGCTGTTCCGTAAGGTCAAGGTTCCGGGGCATGTGGATGAAGTATTAGCGGCAGTGAAGGCCTAA
- a CDS encoding nuclear transport factor 2 family protein — MNRLLLGSLSSLLCLSLVSAAELIGPEATLRALVQANAERDLATMSKYMSHDADAIGYTLDGRKYVGWPDLASDMRSEFDSVTKLEIPITSLRMWTKGEIAWFAMELNYIRYADQADPSQRMVLPLRETGVLERRDGRWILVTWHESTRHHDIDNAPAAESDALLHRASDTQPAVPSGVDLSGQWEVTEIEDNKKYVATLDAQGNGPYTWQEGQFTTTSFDDRRWQGTWKQTGNDREGAFDVVLSEDASEAKGIWWYVRVGSRNNIPPRQHGGTYQWKRLTPPTP, encoded by the coding sequence ATGAATCGCCTGTTGCTGGGGTCGCTCTCGAGCCTGCTTTGCCTGTCCCTCGTGTCGGCGGCGGAACTCATCGGGCCAGAGGCCACCCTGCGTGCCCTGGTGCAAGCCAATGCCGAACGTGATCTTGCGACGATGTCGAAATACATGTCCCATGATGCCGATGCCATCGGGTACACGTTGGATGGACGCAAATACGTCGGTTGGCCGGACTTAGCCAGCGACATGCGCAGTGAATTCGATTCCGTCACGAAACTGGAGATTCCCATCACCAGCCTCCGCATGTGGACAAAGGGTGAGATCGCCTGGTTCGCCATGGAATTGAACTATATCCGCTACGCGGATCAGGCGGATCCCTCGCAACGGATGGTGCTGCCTCTGCGTGAAACAGGCGTATTAGAGCGGCGAGACGGCCGCTGGATCCTTGTGACCTGGCACGAATCCACGCGTCATCATGATATCGACAATGCACCGGCCGCCGAGAGCGACGCGCTCCTTCATCGCGCGTCGGACACTCAGCCGGCCGTGCCGAGCGGCGTGGATCTCAGCGGGCAATGGGAAGTCACAGAGATCGAGGACAATAAGAAGTACGTCGCGACCCTCGATGCTCAGGGCAACGGCCCCTATACCTGGCAGGAGGGACAGTTCACGACCACCAGTTTTGACGACCGTCGCTGGCAAGGCACCTGGAAACAGACCGGGAACGACCGGGAAGGCGCCTTTGACGTGGTGCTCTCGGAGGACGCGAGCGAAGCGAAGGGCATCTGGTGGTATGTGCGAGTCGGCAGCAGGAATAATATACCGCCCAGACAGCATGGCGGCACCTATCAGTGGAAACGACTCACCCCGCCGACGCCGTAG